The proteins below come from a single Geobacillus thermoleovorans genomic window:
- a CDS encoding HoxN/HupN/NixA family nickel/cobalt transporter codes for MEWASYVMLAIFLGMRHGMDSDHVAAIADMVGSESRRRQQLALGIMYAIGHGAIVFVMGVAALMVGARLPESSAAAIELLVGVTLVLLGGMMLFSLFRRGEVKSRFQLLYEFGHTVTRWLRGRREMDSCRSFSHVGWAGALIIGIIHGIGVESPTQLAIITHAVGKVRVSAAVLQLVLFVAGLLIATIATAAGLSWGFWKAKQRERLFYVLGAVTGIYSIWLGMSMIIEIWRGGL; via the coding sequence ATGGAATGGGCCAGTTATGTAATGTTAGCGATATTTCTCGGCATGCGTCATGGGATGGACAGCGACCATGTCGCGGCCATTGCGGATATGGTCGGAAGCGAGTCGCGGCGAAGACAGCAGTTGGCGCTCGGAATCATGTACGCTATTGGACACGGAGCAATCGTGTTTGTCATGGGGGTGGCGGCGCTCATGGTCGGCGCCCGGCTTCCCGAGTCGTCAGCCGCCGCCATTGAGCTCTTAGTTGGCGTTACGCTTGTGCTTCTTGGCGGGATGATGCTTTTTTCTCTTTTTCGGCGGGGTGAGGTGAAAAGCCGGTTTCAGCTCCTTTATGAGTTCGGCCATACGGTTACTCGATGGCTGCGGGGAAGGCGGGAAATGGACAGTTGCCGTTCTTTTTCGCATGTTGGTTGGGCTGGCGCCTTGATCATCGGCATCATTCATGGCATTGGCGTCGAAAGCCCGACCCAGCTAGCCATTATCACCCACGCGGTCGGAAAAGTGCGTGTGAGCGCCGCTGTCCTTCAGCTTGTGCTGTTTGTCGCCGGCTTGCTCATTGCGACGATTGCTACAGCGGCTGGATTATCGTGGGGATTTTGGAAAGCAAAGCAGCGGGAACGACTGTTTTATGTCCTTGGTGCGGTCACAGGGATTTACAGCATATGGTTAGGGATGTCGATGATAATCGAGATATGGAGAGGGGGGCTGTAA